The following are encoded together in the Flavobacterium sp. TR2 genome:
- the recN gene encoding DNA repair protein RecN, producing the protein MITSLSIKNYALIEKLSIDFSKGFSIITGETGAGKSIILGAIGLVLGKRADLTSLKNKEEKCVIEAQFEIGKYNLKEFFEANDLDYEEETIIRREILPSGKSRAFINDSPVNLQELQDLSLFLIDIHSQQQTQELSDENVQFKIIDAIANNADVIAEYQKLLKSYKADKSKLNALLKKQSDAGKEQEYHTFLLNELVAAQLKSGEQEELEADYEKLNNVETIKESLDKSLAIANEEQFGVFHNLNEIKNALQKVAPFSVEYHNLFERITSLAIEFDDVSKELENCSEKLLNDPAQLELINQKLQSIYNLQKKHQVSSVDELLQIQSDLGNSLLELDNMDEEIASLTKIIEEKAIELDNYASKIHENRVNAIPRLSEQLVAILETLGMPNARFNMELLPSETYFQNGKDELQFLFSANKGTDFGLLKKVASGGEMSRIMLAVKAILAKYSKLPTLIFDEIDTGVSGEIAIRMGEIMKEMSATMQIFAITHLPQIAAKGDSHFKVSKSTIGDDTQSELKLLAHNERITEIAQMLSGANISDSALNHAKELLN; encoded by the coding sequence ATGATTACATCGCTGTCTATTAAAAATTATGCTCTTATCGAAAAGCTCTCCATAGATTTTTCTAAAGGTTTTTCTATAATTACAGGTGAGACAGGTGCAGGAAAATCGATTATTTTAGGAGCTATTGGTCTTGTTTTGGGCAAAAGGGCAGATCTTACTTCGTTAAAAAATAAAGAAGAAAAATGTGTTATTGAAGCACAGTTTGAAATCGGGAAATACAATTTAAAAGAATTTTTTGAAGCTAATGATTTGGATTATGAAGAAGAAACAATCATTAGAAGAGAAATTTTGCCTTCGGGTAAATCTCGTGCTTTTATAAACGACAGCCCTGTTAATCTTCAGGAACTGCAAGATTTAAGTTTGTTTCTGATTGATATTCATTCGCAGCAGCAAACTCAAGAATTATCAGATGAAAATGTTCAGTTTAAAATTATTGATGCCATTGCAAATAATGCAGATGTAATTGCTGAATATCAAAAACTGCTGAAATCGTATAAGGCAGATAAATCTAAATTGAATGCTTTGCTCAAAAAACAGAGCGATGCAGGAAAAGAGCAAGAATACCACACCTTTTTATTAAATGAATTAGTCGCAGCTCAATTAAAATCTGGAGAACAAGAAGAATTAGAAGCAGACTACGAAAAACTGAATAATGTAGAGACAATTAAGGAATCTCTCGATAAATCTTTAGCGATTGCAAACGAAGAGCAATTTGGTGTTTTTCATAATTTGAATGAAATCAAAAATGCATTGCAAAAAGTGGCTCCTTTTTCTGTAGAATATCACAATTTGTTCGAAAGGATAACGAGTCTGGCTATTGAATTTGATGATGTTTCGAAAGAATTGGAAAATTGCTCGGAGAAATTATTAAATGATCCCGCGCAGTTAGAATTAATAAATCAAAAACTGCAATCCATTTATAATTTGCAGAAAAAACATCAAGTGAGTTCTGTAGATGAGTTGCTTCAAATACAGTCAGATCTAGGAAACTCTTTGCTGGAGCTTGATAATATGGATGAAGAAATAGCTTCTTTGACTAAAATTATCGAAGAAAAAGCTATAGAATTAGATAATTACGCTTCAAAAATACATGAAAATAGAGTAAATGCAATCCCAAGATTATCAGAACAGCTGGTTGCTATTTTGGAAACATTGGGAATGCCTAATGCTCGTTTCAATATGGAATTGCTTCCTTCAGAAACATATTTTCAGAACGGAAAGGACGAATTGCAATTTTTGTTCTCCGCAAATAAAGGAACTGATTTTGGCTTGCTGAAAAAAGTGGCTTCAGGAGGAGAAATGTCTCGTATTATGCTCGCTGTGAAAGCAATTTTAGCTAAATATTCAAAACTGCCAACCTTGATTTTTGACGAAATTGATACTGGAGTTTCTGGAGAAATTGCAATTAGAATGGGAGAGATTATGAAGGAAATGAGTGCCACGATGCAGATTTTTGCTATTACGCATTTACCTCAAATTGCTGCAAAAGGAGATTCTCATTTTAAAGTTTCAAAATCTACGATTGGAGATGATACGCAGTCTGAATTAAAACTTTTAGCTCATAACGAAAGAATTACCGAAATAGCCCAAATGTTATCGGGTGCAAATATCTCTGATTCGGCATTAAATCACGCAAAAGAGTTATTGAATTAA
- a CDS encoding sensor histidine kinase KdpD, which produces MNKLFFRILVLLMSLSLIGIILVQVFWFNSSFKNNEEQFKYHVTQVIGNVADKLEQQEEYSFYDKYNRIKDSTGKIPKKEDLLEVFYVQRNTKTNKTIVYSNTLTSEDYDINGSVFNKKFSSERFKNFSSKRVTEVYNNNNGIDNNSLGQSIIPDLKIEKSGSLDILNKVQQQIQYKDIASLTPIEGRITKDKLYKLLKKELEEYGVKTKFEFGIYSSGSPTKIKSDGFHYDKDATYTIPVYTDNEGNSRYELSVTFPHKKKFLLSELLSITILSIVFTLIIIVAYTSALNQLLRQKHISEIKTDFINNMTHEFKTPIATINLALDAIRSPKVIEDKEKVYRYLQMIRDENKRMHAQVENVLRISKLEKRELDITKEPTVVTDIIDDAIEHVNLILEDRQGTVEKHYNAARTTVLINEVHFTNVVVNILENAIKYSPDAPKIEIFTENVKDMILIKVKDHGLGMSKIAQKRVFEKFYREHTGDLHNVKGHGLGLAYVKRIVEDHNGQVYVESEKGKGSTFIIKIPLIN; this is translated from the coding sequence ATGAATAAATTATTTTTTAGAATACTTGTTTTATTGATGAGTCTGTCCTTGATAGGGATAATTCTGGTACAAGTGTTTTGGTTCAATTCTTCGTTCAAAAATAATGAAGAACAATTTAAATACCACGTTACTCAAGTAATTGGAAATGTTGCAGACAAGCTGGAACAACAAGAAGAGTACAGTTTTTACGATAAATACAACCGTATAAAAGACAGTACGGGAAAAATTCCAAAAAAAGAAGATTTACTAGAAGTATTCTACGTACAGAGAAATACTAAAACGAATAAAACAATTGTTTATTCCAATACGTTGACATCTGAGGATTACGATATTAATGGTTCAGTTTTTAACAAAAAATTTAGCAGTGAGCGTTTTAAAAACTTTAGTTCTAAAAGAGTAACAGAAGTTTATAATAACAATAACGGAATTGATAATAATAGTTTAGGGCAAAGTATTATTCCTGATCTAAAAATTGAAAAATCAGGAAGTTTAGATATATTAAATAAAGTTCAGCAGCAGATTCAATATAAAGATATTGCTTCTTTAACACCAATTGAAGGAAGAATAACAAAAGACAAGCTTTATAAATTATTGAAAAAAGAGCTTGAAGAATACGGTGTAAAAACCAAATTTGAATTCGGAATATATAGCAGTGGGAGTCCTACTAAGATAAAGTCTGACGGATTTCATTATGATAAGGATGCTACTTATACTATTCCAGTTTATACTGACAATGAAGGAAATAGCAGATATGAGCTATCAGTTACATTTCCTCACAAAAAGAAGTTCTTACTATCAGAATTATTAAGTATTACTATTTTATCGATAGTTTTTACATTAATTATAATAGTCGCATACACAAGCGCGTTAAATCAATTATTGCGTCAGAAGCATATTTCTGAAATCAAGACAGATTTTATAAATAACATGACGCACGAGTTTAAAACTCCTATTGCAACTATAAATCTAGCACTCGATGCTATTAGAAGTCCGAAAGTTATTGAAGATAAAGAAAAAGTTTATCGCTATCTTCAGATGATTCGGGATGAAAATAAAAGAATGCACGCTCAGGTTGAAAACGTTTTGCGTATTTCTAAACTGGAAAAGAGGGAACTTGATATTACAAAAGAACCTACTGTAGTTACAGATATAATTGATGATGCGATTGAGCACGTAAACCTGATATTAGAAGATAGACAGGGAACTGTCGAAAAGCATTATAATGCCGCCAGAACAACAGTTTTGATAAATGAAGTTCACTTTACAAACGTTGTGGTTAATATTTTAGAAAATGCAATCAAGTATTCCCCAGATGCGCCTAAGATTGAAATTTTTACAGAAAATGTGAAGGACATGATTCTGATAAAAGTAAAAGATCATGGTTTGGGAATGAGTAAGATAGCTCAGAAACGAGTTTTTGAGAAGTTTTACAGAGAGCATACCGGTGACCTTCATAATGTAAAAGGACATGGTTTAGGGTTGGCTTATGTAAAAAGAATAGTGGAGGATCACAATGGTCAAGTATATGTAGAAAGCGAAAAAGGAAAAGGTAGCACCTTTATAATAAAAATACCATTAATAAATTAA
- the fabV gene encoding enoyl-ACP reductase FabV: MIIEPRMRGFICLTAHPTGAEQNVKNQIEYVKSKGEIAGAKKVLVIGASTGFGLASRITSAFGSGASTIGVFFEKPPVEGKTASPGWYNSAAFEKEAHKAGLYAKSINGDAFSNEIKRETLDLIKADLGQVDLVIYSLASPVRTNPNTGVTHRSVLKPIGQTFTNKTVDFHTGKVSDVSIAPANEEDIENTVAVMGGEDWAMWIEALKNENLLAEGATTVAYSYIGPALTEAVYRKGTIGRAKDHLEATAFTIGDSLKSIGGKAYVSVNKALVTQASSAIPVIPLYISLLYKIMKEEGIHEGCIEQIQRLFQDRLYNGSEVPVDEKGRIRIDDWEMREDVQEKVAKLWLEATTETLPEIGDLAGYRSDFLNLFGFEVPGVDYNADTNEVVAIESIK, from the coding sequence ATGATTATAGAACCTAGAATGAGAGGATTTATTTGTTTGACTGCCCACCCAACGGGAGCTGAACAAAATGTAAAAAATCAAATCGAATACGTAAAATCTAAAGGAGAAATCGCTGGCGCTAAAAAAGTTTTAGTGATTGGTGCTTCTACAGGTTTCGGATTGGCTTCAAGAATTACTAGTGCTTTTGGTTCTGGTGCATCGACAATTGGAGTGTTTTTTGAAAAACCGCCAGTTGAAGGAAAAACCGCTTCTCCGGGATGGTATAATTCTGCAGCGTTTGAAAAAGAAGCTCATAAAGCAGGTTTATATGCAAAAAGTATTAATGGTGATGCGTTCTCAAACGAAATTAAGAGAGAAACTTTAGATTTAATCAAAGCAGATTTAGGTCAGGTAGATCTTGTAATTTATAGTTTGGCTTCTCCAGTACGTACAAATCCAAACACAGGCGTTACGCACCGTTCAGTTTTAAAACCAATCGGGCAAACATTTACAAACAAAACAGTTGATTTTCATACAGGAAAAGTTTCAGATGTTTCTATTGCTCCTGCAAATGAGGAAGATATTGAAAATACAGTTGCTGTTATGGGTGGAGAAGATTGGGCAATGTGGATTGAAGCTTTAAAAAATGAAAATTTATTGGCAGAGGGAGCTACAACGGTTGCTTATTCTTATATCGGGCCAGCGTTAACTGAAGCGGTTTACCGTAAAGGAACAATCGGTCGTGCAAAAGATCATTTAGAAGCTACTGCATTTACTATTGGAGATTCTTTGAAATCTATTGGAGGAAAAGCGTATGTTTCTGTAAACAAAGCTTTGGTTACACAAGCAAGTTCTGCAATTCCAGTAATTCCATTATATATTTCGCTTTTATATAAAATCATGAAAGAAGAAGGAATTCACGAAGGTTGTATCGAACAAATCCAACGTTTATTCCAAGACAGATTATACAACGGTTCTGAAGTTCCTGTTGATGAAAAGGGAAGAATCAGAATTGATGATTGGGAAATGCGCGAAGATGTTCAGGAAAAAGTGGCTAAACTTTGGTTGGAAGCTACAACTGAAACATTGCCTGAAATTGGTGATCTAGCTGGATACAGAAGCGATTTCTTAAACTTATTTGGATTCGAAGTTCCTGGTGTTGATTACAACGCAGATACTAACGAAGTTGTTGCGATAGAAAGCATCAAATAA
- the coaE gene encoding dephospho-CoA kinase (Dephospho-CoA kinase (CoaE) performs the final step in coenzyme A biosynthesis.), producing MTKVIGLTGGIGSGKTTVANYFEEMGVPVYIADDGAKRVMQSKNILKEVKSAFGGNIFDGDVLNRAKLAQVVFNDKEQLAKLNAIVHPAVKLDFEEWVKEHKNKDYVIYEAAILFESGRYKDCDVIITVTAPEEVRIDRVIKRDKTTREQVVSRMKMQWNDEKRISKSNFVINNNNLKKAKEDVVKILKILNIKQKQS from the coding sequence ATGACAAAAGTTATTGGTCTTACAGGAGGAATAGGCAGTGGTAAAACAACTGTCGCAAACTATTTTGAAGAAATGGGCGTTCCTGTTTATATCGCTGATGACGGTGCTAAAAGAGTGATGCAGTCAAAAAATATTCTAAAAGAAGTGAAATCTGCTTTTGGTGGCAATATTTTTGATGGTGATGTTTTAAACCGTGCCAAATTAGCACAAGTAGTTTTTAATGATAAAGAGCAATTGGCAAAATTGAATGCAATTGTGCATCCAGCAGTAAAATTAGATTTTGAAGAATGGGTGAAAGAACATAAAAATAAAGATTATGTAATTTATGAAGCCGCTATTTTGTTTGAAAGCGGCCGATATAAAGATTGTGATGTAATTATAACCGTTACGGCTCCAGAAGAAGTGAGAATTGACCGCGTTATAAAAAGAGATAAAACTACCAGAGAACAAGTTGTAAGTAGAATGAAAATGCAGTGGAATGATGAAAAACGAATTTCTAAGAGCAATTTCGTGATTAATAACAATAATCTTAAAAAAGCTAAAGAAGATGTTGTTAAAATTCTTAAAATTTTAAATATAAAACAAAAACAGTCTTAA
- a CDS encoding glycosyltransferase — MIFSLIIPVYNRPDEVDELLESLSKSDYNEAFEIVLVEDGSSVPCRDVVMNYQGKLNISYYFKENSGPGDSRNFGMQRARGDYFIIFDSDCIIPSQYLTEVRKELDANYVDCFGGPDKALDSFSDIQKAINFAMTSFLTTGGIRGGSEKINKFQPRSFNMGISKKAFEASKGFGNIHPGEDPDLSIRLWNLGFETRLFKEAYVYHKRRIDWEKFSIQVNKFGIARPILNSWYPEHNKLTFFFPTFFILGLLLAFLLLIFNIDILLQLYFVYFVIIFLTASIQNKSIKIGYLSVIAVWKQFYGYGTGFLKSYIKVILLKKKPQEAFPRMFFKL, encoded by the coding sequence ATGATTTTTTCTTTAATTATACCCGTGTATAATCGTCCAGATGAAGTTGATGAGCTTTTGGAAAGTCTCTCAAAATCTGATTATAATGAAGCTTTTGAAATTGTTCTTGTCGAAGATGGATCTTCCGTTCCTTGTCGAGATGTGGTAATGAATTATCAAGGAAAATTAAATATATCATATTATTTTAAAGAAAATTCAGGTCCGGGAGATTCTAGAAATTTCGGAATGCAAAGAGCAAGAGGAGATTATTTTATCATTTTTGATTCAGACTGCATTATTCCGTCACAGTATTTAACAGAAGTTCGTAAAGAATTAGATGCAAATTATGTAGACTGCTTCGGAGGACCAGATAAAGCGCTTGACAGTTTTTCGGATATTCAAAAAGCCATCAATTTTGCTATGACTTCTTTCTTGACAACTGGCGGAATTAGAGGTGGTTCTGAAAAAATTAATAAATTCCAGCCGCGTAGTTTTAATATGGGGATTTCTAAGAAAGCTTTTGAGGCTTCAAAAGGTTTTGGCAACATCCACCCGGGAGAAGACCCTGATTTATCTATTCGTTTATGGAATCTAGGATTCGAAACAAGACTTTTTAAGGAGGCGTATGTGTATCATAAAAGAAGAATTGACTGGGAAAAATTCTCTATTCAAGTAAACAAGTTTGGTATTGCGAGACCAATTTTAAATAGTTGGTATCCAGAACATAATAAGCTTACCTTTTTCTTCCCAACCTTTTTTATACTAGGATTATTATTAGCTTTTTTATTGTTAATTTTTAATATAGATATTTTATTACAATTATATTTCGTATATTTCGTTATAATTTTTCTTACAGCAAGTATTCAAAATAAAAGCATCAAAATTGGGTATCTGTCTGTAATCGCAGTGTGGAAACAGTTTTATGGTTATGGAACAGGATTTTTAAAATCATATATTAAAGTGATTTTATTAAAGAAAAAACCGCAAGAAGCGTTTCCGCGTATGTTTTTTAAATTATAA
- a CDS encoding DUF4835 family protein — protein MNRIVTLLVFLSFGFVQAQQLNCTVTINTERLTNPNNQVFKTLQTSLAEFVNKTDWTGSALKQNERINCSMYITLSSNSSDQFTGTIQVQSSRLIFNSTYSSPVLNYNDKDFNFRYTEYEPLLFNPNTYDSNLVSVISFYCYVILGMDADTFQMGAGNPYLQTAQNIANVAQQGGFKGWNQSDGLQNRYYLINDMIAPTYSDLRQTTYAYHTGLDAMTLDQKAAKEKIKNALLLIGKLNSVKPNAFITRVFFDAKSDEIVSIFSGGPSIPITDLTDVLNKVSPLNSTKWSQIKY, from the coding sequence ATGAATAGAATAGTTACACTATTAGTATTTTTAAGCTTTGGTTTTGTACAAGCTCAACAGCTAAATTGTACAGTAACTATTAATACAGAACGTTTAACAAATCCAAATAATCAGGTTTTTAAAACGCTTCAGACTTCTTTGGCTGAATTTGTAAATAAAACAGACTGGACAGGATCGGCTTTAAAGCAGAACGAGAGAATAAACTGCTCGATGTATATAACCTTGTCATCTAATAGTTCGGATCAGTTTACGGGAACAATTCAGGTTCAATCTTCAAGGTTAATTTTTAACTCGACTTATTCTTCTCCTGTTTTAAATTATAACGATAAAGACTTCAATTTTAGATATACAGAATACGAACCTTTGCTATTTAATCCAAATACTTACGATTCAAATTTAGTATCTGTAATCTCCTTTTATTGTTATGTGATTTTAGGCATGGATGCTGATACGTTTCAAATGGGTGCTGGAAATCCGTATCTTCAAACCGCTCAAAATATTGCAAACGTAGCACAGCAAGGCGGATTCAAAGGATGGAATCAATCTGACGGACTGCAAAATCGCTATTATTTGATTAACGATATGATCGCGCCAACTTATAGCGATCTACGCCAGACAACTTATGCTTACCATACTGGATTAGATGCAATGACTTTGGATCAAAAAGCGGCTAAAGAAAAAATAAAAAATGCCTTATTGCTAATAGGGAAATTAAATTCTGTAAAGCCGAATGCTTTTATAACCCGAGTTTTCTTTGACGCAAAATCAGATGAAATTGTTTCTATTTTTTCAGGAGGGCCAAGTATTCCAATTACTGATTTGACGGATGTTTTGAATAAAGTTTCGCCACTAAACTCTACTAAATGGTCGCAGATTAAATATTAA